A region of Leishmania mexicana MHOM/GT/2001/U1103 complete genome, chromosome 8 DNA encodes the following proteins:
- a CDS encoding peroxisomal targeting signal type 2 receptor,putative, whose amino-acid sequence MPSFQMHPGFAGQSIRTNPWKPTQLIISTSQNFGIVGSGKVYVVEAAPGFQAGSSVSLVGCWGTPDGVFDACFSEVDQNIVVTACGDGVKVYNLAMSLNRDGVMPLVHNAEHQAEVSCVAWNSGRRDTFYSASWDTTIKMYSAVKPEVSVVTMQEHFKEVYEVATTGHSPSSILSCSGDGSWKLWDNRSPQRSVLTQMAHQNQIVLSIDFCKSDPNIFASGGVDRTVRVWDARRPNQPLASFPGHDQACRRVRFSTHNPSMLASSGYDMRVCVWDLSKPQQPLTARYQHHREFVVGLEWSQAAPNALASASYDGSAFFWSVGQAATASLPAQQLPPAVPPPRVPRPRTKVLPGLPQSGMPMPMTMTSSPRSPR is encoded by the coding sequence ATGCCGTCCTTCCAGATGCACCCTGGCTTTGCGGGGCAGAGCATCCGCACCAATCCGTGGAAGCCGACACAGCTCATCATCTCCACCTCTCAGAACTTTGGCATTGTCGGCTCTGGTAAGGTTTACGTTGTTGAGGCAGCCCCGGGCTTTCAGGCCGGCTCCTCGGTCTCTCTTGTAGGATGCTGGGGAACCCCCGACGGCGTCTTCGACGCGTGCTTTAGCGAGGTCGATCAGAACATCGTAGTGACCGCCTGCGGTGATGGTGTGAAGGTGTACAACTTAGCGATGAGCCTCAACCGGGATGGCGTGATGCCGCTTGTGCACAACGCCGAGCACCAGGCAGAAGTGTCGTGCGTCGCATGGAACTCAGGCCGCCGAGACACCTTCTACTCAGCCAGCTGGGACACCACCATCAAGATGTACAGCGCGGTGAAGCCGGAGGTGTCGGTGGTGACCATGCAGGAGCACTTCAAGGAAGTGTACGAGGTGGCCACGACAGGGCACAGTCCGTCTTCGATACTGTCCTGCTCCGGCGACGGCTCGTGGAAGCTGTGGGACAACCGATCCCCGCAGCGATCCGTGCTGACGCAGATGGCACATCAGAATCAAATTGTGCTGTCCATCGACTTCTGCAAGAGTGACCCAAACATCttcgccagcggcggtgtcgacCGCACTGTCCGCGTCTGGGATGCTCGCCGGCCCAACCAGCCGCTGGCCTCCTTTCCCGGCCACGACCAAGCATGCCGCCGTGTTCGGTTCTCGACTCACAACCCGTCTATGCTCGCCTCCAGCGGCTATgacatgcgtgtgtgcgtgtgggacCTCTcgaagccgcagcagcccttGACCGCCCGCTATCAACACCACCGGGAGTTTGTCGTCGGTCTCGAGTGGTCGCAGGCCGCGCCAAATgctctcgcctccgcctcgtacGATGGATCGGCTTTCTTTTGGTCTGTGGGCcaggcagcgacggcgtcgctgccggcacaacagctgccgccggccgtgccgccgccgcgcgtgccgcggccgcgcacAAAGGTGTTGCCTGGCTTGCCACAGTCCGGCATGCCAATGCCAATGACAATGACGTCTTCGCCGCGTTCCCCCCGGTAA